A stretch of DNA from Deinococcus seoulensis:
TGCTTGCCGGCCAGCAGGTCGGGGCGGAAGGTGCTGTCGGCGGTGCCGGCCTGGAGGGTGCCGAGGGTGGGGGTCTGGGTCATGTGGGGTCTCCTTGGGTGGGGAAGGGGGGGCGGGGGTGGTGGGCTGGACTTGACCTTACTTCAGGGCCTGCGCGAGGCCTTCGGCGGTCATGTGCTGGGCGTTCCAGGTGACGGCCCCGGCGAGGCTCTGCGCGTGCGGCAGGTCGTCCTGCAGGGTGCGTTTGGTGCCTTCCAGGGCGCGTGGGGGGAGGGTGGCGAGGTACGCGGCGAGTTCGTCGGCGCGGGCGAACAGGGCGGCCGGGTCGGGCAGCAGTTCGGTGATCAGGCCCCAGCGTTCGGCGGTGGGCGCGTCGATGGGCTGGCCGGTCAGGGCGAGGTGCGCGGCGCGGCCCCGGCCGATCAGGTGCGGCAGGCGTTGCAGGCCGCCCAGGTCGGCGGCGATGCCCAGCCTGACTTCGGGTAGGCTGAAGCGGGCGTCTGCGCTGGCGA
This window harbors:
- a CDS encoding enoyl-CoA hydratase-related protein produces the protein MTFQSVRLTQAGEVATLTIISKKGSMGPAFWQEVPQALATLDGSGARALIVRGEELFSAGLDVKASAPTITPALGNPDAFRAVVAGMHAAIEGLAALPIPVIAAVHGWCIGGGLELISACDIRIASADARFSLPEVRLGIAADLGGLQRLPHLIGRGRAAHLALTGQPIDAPTAERWGLITELLPDPAALFARADELAAYLATLPPRALEGTKRTLQDDLPHAQSLAGAVTWNAQHMTAEGLAQALK